AAACAACGCCGGGACTTGACCGAGAAACTAAAGGCCATTCCATCAAATGAGGAGCGATTGATTTTAGCCACCGGCAGATATATCGGCGAAGGTTTTGATGACGCTCGTCTTGACGCGTTGTTTATAACCCTGCCCATTGCCTGGAAAGGCACGTTGCAACAATACGCAGGCAGGCTTCACCGCCGGGCAGCGGATAAAAAGGAGGTTATTATATACGATTATGTGGATGAACAAACCCCGGTTTTAAAAAGGATGTTTGCAAAAAGATTGAAGGGTTATAAAGCTATGGGGTACGAAATTTTTGACAACGATTGACTTTTGGAAACGAGAATAGAATTCTGCCAATGGCCATTTGAAATATATGAGCTGATAAATGAGTATAGCAGATAGACATATTTAAAGACATTATTTATATTGACATATTTATAACAATTTGATATTATTATTACAAAAGACATAATAATGGATATAGGCAGACATATAACTCCACACATCCTTGGATAAAATTCAGCATTGATCTTCGTCCAACACCGCCCTAACTAGGGATACTTTTGGGCGAGGCTTCGTCCAAATGCGAACATATCGCCGAACTGTGCCATTGCGTCCCCAAACAGCCAAGGAGATGCACCTCATCTACCTGGCCAAGGGCGTGGCCGCCACTACCGCTATAGAAGGCAATTCATTGTCGGAAGAACAGGTCTTGCAGCACATGGAGGGCACCCTTAAACTGCCGCCCTCAAAGAAATACTTGGCCCAGGAAGTAGATAATATAATTAGTTTTTTAGGAAAAACTACTTACAAGCCGATAATTGAGGTCCCTCCCTTTACTGCAGGGAAATAAGGCAGCATTTTATCGGACAGGGACGGTAAATAAATTCGTTTTTTTATTTGAAACTTAGGAGGATATTATTATGGGTCGTAATAAGATTACAATCGTAGGAGCGGGAAATGTCGGTGCAACCGCCGCTCACTGGGCAGCCATAAAAGAATTAGGTGACATCGTATTGATGGATATTATCGAAGGGATGCCCCAGGGAAAGGCTCTCGACTTGGTGGAAGCCGGCCCGATGGAAGGCTTTGATGCAAATGTCATCGGAACCAATGGCTATGAAGAGACCAAAAATTCCGACGTGGTCATCATTAGCTCCGGAATAGCGAGAAAGCCGGGGATGAGCAGGGAAGATCTGCTGAAAATCAACGCCGATATTGTGGGCTCCGTGACTGAGCAGATAGTGAAGTTCTCGCCAAAGTGCTTCATTATCGTGGTGAGCAATCCGCTGGATACGATGACCTATCTCACATACAAGGTAAGCAAGTTCCCCAGGAACAGAGTTATAGGACAGGCGGGAGCTCTCGATTGTTCACGGTTCCAGTGCTTCTTAGGCATGGAATTGAAAATGTCTGTCAAGGATATCAAGGTTATGCTGCTTGGGGGTCACGGCGATGATATGGTTCCCATGCCCAGATTCTCGACGATTAATGGAATTCCCGTTACCGAACTTCTTCCCAAGAATACGATTGATAAGATCGTTGACAGAACGCGAAAAGCCGGTGGGGAAATTGTCGCCCTGCTAAAAACGGGCAGTGCCTTCTATTCCCCCTCACTCGGCGCGGTACTTATGGTGGAAGCTATCTTGAAAGACCAGAGGAGGATCATCCCGAGCTGCGTGTATCTGGAAGGCGAGTACGGGCTGAAAGATATCTGCTTCGGTGTTCCGACCGTCCTTGGCGCCAATGGCATTGAGAAGATTATCGAACTGAAACTCAATGACGAAGAGAAGGCTATGATGAAAAAGTCAGCGGAGAGTGTAGGAAAGACAATAGCTGAGATGAAGGCGATTAAAGGCATTGCCTAATTGAGTACGAGTTCTGGTGTAGTTAAAAACCCCCTTCCTGAAAAGGTGCTGGACACCCTCCGTCAGGAATGCAACATTCCGGTGTGGCATGACGACGCCCAGGGCACGGGCTGCGTTACTTTGGCCGGCCGGATCAACGCCCTGAAGGTGGCGGGCAAGGACATGGCCGCGGCCAAAATCGTTTTCTGGGACGCTGGCGCCTCTAACATCACCATCTTCCGGCTGATCGTGGCTGCCGGCGGCGATCCCAAAAACGTGATCATGTTTGACACCCGCGGTTCCCGGCATCAGGGGCGGGATGACATCAAGGCCGACGCCCGGTTCTACCGCAAGGGGGAGATCTGCAAAGCCAGCAATCCCAAGGGCGTCACCGACATCTTGGATGCCATAAAGGGCGCCGACGCGTTGATCGCGCTCTCCACGCCCGGTCCCGACGTGGTCAAGCCGGAGTGGATACGGGCCATGACCCCCAAGTCCATCATCTTCGCCTGCGCCAAGCGGAGCGCGGCAGGCAGGCGAAGACAGACTCCAGGCCATTCTGGTGGACAGAATCATAGCGGACCGGCTCACAAAGGATACAAAGTGAAACACTCCCCTTCAAAAGGGAGCAAGGAGGTTTGAAAAGATGTCACACCACGACAGAATCAATCGCAAGAAGATCTCTCTGATTGGCGCGGGACAGATAGGCGGCGTCATGACGCTGCTCGCGGCCCAGAAACAACTGGGCGATATCGTCCTGCTCGACATTCCCGCCTACGAGAAATTGGCCCAGGGAAAGATGCTGGACATTCTTCACGCGGCGCCGGTTTACAATGCCGACGCGAAGATCACGGCGACCGCTGACTGGGATGCCACCCGCGACTCCGACGTCGTGATCGTCTCGGCCGGTTTCCCGCGCAAACCCGGAATGAGCAGGGACGACCTGCTTCTCAAAAACTGCGAGATAACGAAGCCCGTTGCCGAGAACATAAAGAAATACTGCCCGAACGCGTTCGTCATAGCGATTCAGAACCCGCTGGACGCCATGGTCCAACTGACCAAGGTTCTGACCGGGTTCCCGAAGAACCGCGTGGTCGGGCAGGCCGGTATCCTCGATTCGGTCAGGTTCCGGGCGTTCATCGCCATGGAACTCAACGTGTCCGTGCAGGACGTGACCGCTGTTGTCCTTGGAGGCCACGGGCCGACAATGGTTCCGCTGGTGCGCTACTGCAACGTGGCAGGCATCCCGGTCACCCAGCTCCTCCCGAAGGAGAAGATTGACGCCATAGTGAAGCGCACCCAGGATGCCGGGACCGAGATAGTGGCCCTCTACGGCACAGGAAGCGCTTTCTTCTCGCCGGCAGCGGCTTCAATTGACATGGCCGAGGCAATTATCCGCGACAAGAAGCGGGTTGTCTGCTGCGCCGCGTTCCTCGAGGGCGAGTACGGGTTCAAGGATTACTACATGGGCGTGCCGGTGATTCTCGGCGGCGGCGGCGTTGAGAAGGTCATCGAGGTGGAAATCAACGACGAGGAGCGGAAGGCCCTCGGCGCAAGCTTCGAGGCAACCAAGAAGAACATAGACGAGCTGAAGAGGCTGAACGTCATTTAGAGCTTATCCTCAAATAACAATTTGGGCATAAACGGCTGCAAAACCGCCATACTGCGTCACGCTCATTCACCGTATCGCTGTGGATACGCTTCACTCGCCTTCCTTGTCTGGCATGGTTCGACAGGCTCACCACATGCCTTTTCGCTCGTTTATGCTGACCCAAAGCTTATTTAAGGATAAACTCTTAGTATCAGCCTTGACAGCGAAAGAATGGGGAACGGCGGTCTCCGCCGGTCCCCATTCCCTGATTTTTTCCGCTCGCTTGAGGGGAAAGAAATTCACGAGGGCAAAATGAGAGAGCTTCATGTCCGCAAAATAATTGATGCCGTGGCGCAAGTTAAATTAAACCGGTAATGGTTAGCGGGTGTGGAAGCTGGACATGGACGAGAATGACAACACATCAAGTGTTCGCAAGCCCATCCAAGGTTTCCGCGACCTGGAGGTCTTTCAGATCACCTACGCAGCTTCCAGCGAGATCCATACCGTCATCGTCCCCAGGCTGCCGCGGGAAGAACGCTATGATCTGGCTTCCCAATTGCGACGTTCCTCAAAGGCGGGGCCGCGATTGATCGCTGAGGGCTATTCAAAAAGACATCAGAAGAGGGGATTCCAGAAGTATCTCGATGATGCCCTGGCGGAATCCAACGAAACCATCGTTTCCTTAAGCCAGGTCAAGGATTTATATGGCAATCTGGTCGATAACGACGCCATTGAAAGACTTTTAGCGACATACGATCGTGCCTCGCGGCAAATCTATCGTCTGGCACAAAGTTGGAAGAATTTTACCGAACGATAATAAATGATATGGAACTCTAGTACCCGGAGAGATACGGATCACTTCCAGCATCCACACCCAAGGATAATGCCGCAGCGAAAACAGCAACACTTATTAACAATCGGCAGGAACAACAATATGCGCACCATCGAATACCAGAAAGTTGTGACCGCAGTCAGGGAGATGTGCCTGGAGGCGAACTTCGACCTGCCCCAGGACGTGATGGACTGTTTTCAGAAAGCGGTCAAAAGCGAGGAATCTCCGCTGGGGAAATCCATTCTGGAGCAGTGCCTGGAAAACGCCAAGATCGCCAAAGACGAGCGGGTGCCGATCTGCCAGGATACCGGGCTTTCGGTGTTCTTCGTCAAGTTGGGCGCCGATCTCAGGATTGAGGGCGGCATCCTGCCCGACGCCATCAATGAGGGCGTCCGGCAGGGATACACCGAGGGCTACCTGCGGAAATCATCGCTGGACGATCCCCTGTTTGACCGCAAGAACACCAAGGACAATACGCCGGCCATCATCCACCTGGAGATAGTGGCCGGCGACGATCTGGATATCATTATGGCCCCCAAGGGCGGCGGAGCCGAGAACATGAGCCAGGTGAAGATGATGCCGCCCTCGGCCGGCGAGAAGGGGGTGATGGACTTCGTGGTGGACGCGGTGGTCAAGGGCGGCGGCAACCCCTGCCCGCCGACCGTGATCGGCGTGGGAGTCGGAGGCACCTTCGAGAAAGTGGCCTACTTGGCCAAGAAGGCGCTGCTGTGGCCGCTGGGCAAGCCCAACAGCGACCTGCGCTACGCCGAGCTGGAGCAGAAAATCCTGAAAAAGATCAACGACTCCGGGGTCGGCCCCCAAGGGCTGGGCGGCAGCACCACTAGCTTCTGGGTGCACATCGAGCACGCGCCCTGCCACCTGGCCTCGCTGCCGGCGGCCGTCAACGTCAACTGCCATGCCCACCGGCATGCGCACCGGACGCTGTAATTTCTGCCCGCGAAACACGCGAATTACACGAAATGGAAATGAATAAATTGTGGAGTCGAAATGGCTAAAAAAATAACCACACCGCTGACCGAGGCTGTCGCCCGCTCCTTGAAAATGGGCGAAGAGACGCTCATCACTGGCGTCATCCTTACCGGCCGCGATGTGGCCCACAAGCGGCTCTGCGAGTCTATGGACAAGGACGGCAAGGCCCCCATCGACCTGGAGGGGCAGATCATCTACTATGTCGGGCCGTCGCCGGCCAAGCCGGGCAAGGCCGTGGGCTCGGCCGGCCCCACCACCAGCTACCGAATGGACGCCTACTCGCCGCAGCTGATCCGCCAGGCGGGGCTGAAAGGAATGATCGGCAAAGGGCCGCGCAACCAGCAAGTGAAGGACGCCATGAAGGAGAAGGGCTGCGTCTACTTTGCGGCCACCGGCGGTGCCGCGGCGCTGATCGCCCGGGCCATCAAGAAGTCGACCACCGTGCTGTACGATGAGCTGGACGCCGAAGCCGTTCGCAAGTACGACGTCGAGGACTTCCCGGTGGTGGTGGCCACCGACTGCCAGGGCAACG
The DNA window shown above is from candidate division TA06 bacterium and carries:
- the mdh gene encoding malate dehydrogenase; amino-acid sequence: MGRNKITIVGAGNVGATAAHWAAIKELGDIVLMDIIEGMPQGKALDLVEAGPMEGFDANVIGTNGYEETKNSDVVIISSGIARKPGMSREDLLKINADIVGSVTEQIVKFSPKCFIIVVSNPLDTMTYLTYKVSKFPRNRVIGQAGALDCSRFQCFLGMELKMSVKDIKVMLLGGHGDDMVPMPRFSTINGIPVTELLPKNTIDKIVDRTRKAGGEIVALLKTGSAFYSPSLGAVLMVEAILKDQRRIIPSCVYLEGEYGLKDICFGVPTVLGANGIEKIIELKLNDEEKAMMKKSAESVGKTIAEMKAIKGIA
- a CDS encoding NADP-dependent malic enzyme, producing the protein MSTSSGVVKNPLPEKVLDTLRQECNIPVWHDDAQGTGCVTLAGRINALKVAGKDMAAAKIVFWDAGASNITIFRLIVAAGGDPKNVIMFDTRGSRHQGRDDIKADARFYRKGEICKASNPKGVTDILDAIKGADALIALSTPGPDVVKPEWIRAMTPKSIIFACAKRSAAGRRRQTPGHSGGQNHSGPAHKGYKVKHSPSKGSKEV
- the mdh gene encoding malate dehydrogenase — translated: MSHHDRINRKKISLIGAGQIGGVMTLLAAQKQLGDIVLLDIPAYEKLAQGKMLDILHAAPVYNADAKITATADWDATRDSDVVIVSAGFPRKPGMSRDDLLLKNCEITKPVAENIKKYCPNAFVIAIQNPLDAMVQLTKVLTGFPKNRVVGQAGILDSVRFRAFIAMELNVSVQDVTAVVLGGHGPTMVPLVRYCNVAGIPVTQLLPKEKIDAIVKRTQDAGTEIVALYGTGSAFFSPAAASIDMAEAIIRDKKRVVCCAAFLEGEYGFKDYYMGVPVILGGGGVEKVIEVEINDEERKALGASFEATKKNIDELKRLNVI
- a CDS encoding four helix bundle protein, with the translated sequence MDENDNTSSVRKPIQGFRDLEVFQITYAASSEIHTVIVPRLPREERYDLASQLRRSSKAGPRLIAEGYSKRHQKRGFQKYLDDALAESNETIVSLSQVKDLYGNLVDNDAIERLLATYDRASRQIYRLAQSWKNFTER
- a CDS encoding fumarate hydratase, which produces MRTIEYQKVVTAVREMCLEANFDLPQDVMDCFQKAVKSEESPLGKSILEQCLENAKIAKDERVPICQDTGLSVFFVKLGADLRIEGGILPDAINEGVRQGYTEGYLRKSSLDDPLFDRKNTKDNTPAIIHLEIVAGDDLDIIMAPKGGGAENMSQVKMMPPSAGEKGVMDFVVDAVVKGGGNPCPPTVIGVGVGGTFEKVAYLAKKALLWPLGKPNSDLRYAELEQKILKKINDSGVGPQGLGGSTTSFWVHIEHAPCHLASLPAAVNVNCHAHRHAHRTL
- a CDS encoding Fe-S-containing hydro-lyase, which produces MAKKITTPLTEAVARSLKMGEETLITGVILTGRDVAHKRLCESMDKDGKAPIDLEGQIIYYVGPSPAKPGKAVGSAGPTTSYRMDAYSPQLIRQAGLKGMIGKGPRNQQVKDAMKEKGCVYFAATGGAAALIARAIKKSTTVLYDELDAEAVRKYDVEDFPVVVATDCQGNDLYEEGPKKYRKG